One window of the Desulforhopalus sp. genome contains the following:
- a CDS encoding 5-formyltetrahydrofolate cyclo-ligase, with product MTNAAILRKTILTTRNGLSDTEITKRSLAIQQSLLTLDHIRSSQSIFIYVSFRSEVRTLDLINKLLEMGKMITVPITRVQERRLDVIRITNPAADLQPGYCNIPEPKEELCHTNRIAPEAIETIILPGSVFDERGGRFGYGGGYYDRLLAAIPKATRIGLAFDLQIVERAPLSAHDQILDLVVTESRIISGRNLCR from the coding sequence ATGACCAATGCCGCCATACTCAGAAAAACCATATTGACCACCCGCAACGGACTTTCCGATACAGAAATCACCAAGAGATCATTGGCAATTCAGCAAAGCCTTCTCACACTCGACCACATACGAAGCAGTCAGTCAATTTTCATTTATGTCAGTTTTCGCAGTGAAGTCAGGACACTAGACCTTATCAACAAGCTCCTCGAGATGGGCAAGATGATTACGGTACCGATTACACGGGTGCAAGAAAGAAGACTCGATGTCATCCGAATAACCAACCCAGCAGCAGACCTTCAGCCGGGTTATTGCAACATCCCCGAACCAAAGGAAGAACTCTGTCACACTAACCGAATTGCCCCGGAAGCCATCGAGACGATTATTTTACCGGGCTCGGTATTTGATGAACGAGGTGGTCGTTTTGGCTATGGTGGCGGTTACTATGACCGTCTACTTGCTGCAATTCCAAAGGCCACGCGCATCGGACTCGCCTTTGACCTGCAAATAGTTGAAAGAGCACCACTGAGTGCCCACGACCAGATTCTTGATCTGGTCGTGACCGAAAGCAGAATTATATCTGGGAGAAATCTCTGCAGATAA
- the fdhF gene encoding formate dehydrogenase subunit alpha, which translates to MINLTINDQQVAVAEGTTVLEAARQLNIDVPTLCHDPRLKPYGACRLCIVEIAGMAKPVTSCTTPATNGMVVKTESERLYRLRKTTVELLLSDHPNDCMVCIGTGDCKLQELAYSYGIRENRFDGAMRDHNRVDANPFITREQNKCVMCGLCVRVCEEVQGVGAIGYAERGFGAKVTPPFGADLDCEFCGQCVSVCPTGALSGRLWAGKPRMEGVQLTDTTCTYCGCGCNLTLRSHADQVIRVDSNPQNHNRGWLCVKGRFGFDFIGNPDRLKSPLIRREKGGQFEKATWDEALDYVAKRMTEIKAKHGADALGGLCSARCTNEENYLFQKLMRAGIGTNNVDHCARYUHSATVAGLAAKFGSGAMTNSVAEIAENEALLVIGSNTTENHPIIALRMKEAVAKGAKLIVADPRRIPLVKFATLWLRHRPGTDSVLLNAIMNAILAEGLEDKEFIDTKTEGYADFVKSLASFTPEFGEEITGVPAGDIRKAARIYGSAKNAGIYYAMGITQHVMGTNNVHAVGNLALLTGNVGKRAAGVNPLRGQNNVQGACDMGGLPNVYPGYQKVDDPTVREKFEKAWGKTLSGKPGLPATEMTGAMLSGQLKGLYVFGENPALSDPNTSHSVKAFANLEFLVVQDIFMTETAQLADVVLPGVSFAEKEGTFTSSERRVQRVRKAVNAPGEAKADLAIIDQIYKRIDGRTDLDTTPSPAEIFTEVTGLWPGIAGISYERLETESLLWPCPTKDHPGTEYLFKEGFNRPGGKALFTAVPHVASSELPDKEYPFVLTTGRELFHYHTGTMTRRSAGLNAVAPEAFVEVNPVDAEAMGVSDGQQMTVSSRRGMIRLKAKVSDIVPPQVVFIPFHYREAAANLLTSDAMDPVCKIMEAKVCAVKLEAR; encoded by the coding sequence ATGATTAATTTGACAATAAATGATCAACAGGTGGCAGTTGCCGAGGGTACCACCGTCCTTGAGGCCGCTCGACAGCTCAATATTGATGTTCCAACACTCTGCCACGACCCCCGGCTCAAGCCTTACGGAGCCTGTCGTCTGTGTATCGTAGAGATAGCCGGGATGGCCAAACCGGTAACTTCCTGTACCACGCCGGCAACCAACGGCATGGTGGTGAAAACCGAGAGCGAGAGGCTGTATCGTTTGCGCAAGACGACGGTGGAACTGCTCCTCTCAGATCACCCGAATGACTGCATGGTTTGTATTGGTACCGGTGACTGCAAGTTGCAGGAGTTGGCCTACTCGTATGGAATTCGTGAAAACCGTTTTGACGGTGCGATGCGCGATCATAACCGTGTTGATGCCAATCCCTTTATTACCAGGGAGCAAAACAAGTGTGTTATGTGTGGACTTTGTGTCCGGGTCTGCGAAGAGGTGCAGGGGGTTGGTGCCATCGGCTATGCGGAAAGGGGTTTTGGGGCGAAGGTGACACCGCCCTTTGGTGCCGATCTGGATTGTGAGTTTTGTGGCCAATGCGTTTCCGTTTGTCCGACCGGGGCATTGTCGGGACGGCTTTGGGCCGGTAAACCGCGAATGGAAGGGGTTCAGCTCACCGATACCACGTGCACCTACTGCGGTTGCGGCTGTAACCTGACCCTGCGCAGCCATGCGGATCAGGTTATCAGAGTAGACTCCAATCCTCAAAACCATAATCGTGGCTGGCTCTGCGTCAAAGGCCGCTTTGGTTTTGACTTTATCGGCAATCCCGACCGACTCAAGAGCCCGCTTATCCGGCGGGAAAAGGGTGGCCAGTTTGAGAAGGCAACATGGGATGAGGCCCTTGATTATGTTGCCAAACGGATGACTGAGATCAAGGCGAAACACGGTGCCGATGCCCTTGGTGGACTGTGTTCAGCGCGATGTACCAATGAAGAAAATTATCTCTTTCAAAAACTCATGCGCGCTGGGATCGGCACCAACAATGTCGATCACTGCGCACGCTACTGACACAGTGCAACTGTGGCCGGTCTGGCCGCAAAGTTTGGATCAGGAGCAATGACCAACTCGGTTGCCGAAATTGCTGAGAACGAGGCGTTACTCGTTATCGGCTCCAACACCACGGAGAATCATCCGATAATTGCTTTGCGGATGAAAGAGGCGGTGGCAAAGGGAGCAAAGCTGATTGTCGCCGATCCCCGGCGGATACCACTGGTGAAGTTTGCCACTCTCTGGCTGCGGCATCGGCCGGGAACCGACTCGGTTCTCCTTAATGCCATTATGAATGCCATTCTTGCCGAAGGGTTGGAAGACAAAGAATTCATCGACACAAAAACGGAAGGATATGCCGATTTTGTAAAGTCTCTTGCTTCCTTTACCCCTGAGTTCGGTGAAGAAATCACCGGGGTCCCGGCCGGGGATATCCGTAAGGCCGCACGTATCTATGGTTCGGCAAAAAATGCAGGGATCTACTACGCCATGGGCATCACCCAGCATGTCATGGGGACCAATAATGTGCATGCCGTCGGCAATCTGGCGCTCCTTACCGGCAATGTTGGTAAACGCGCAGCCGGTGTCAATCCGTTGCGTGGACAGAACAATGTCCAGGGGGCCTGCGACATGGGTGGCCTACCCAATGTGTATCCTGGCTATCAGAAGGTTGACGACCCAACTGTTCGAGAGAAATTTGAGAAGGCATGGGGAAAAACCTTGTCCGGAAAACCTGGTTTGCCGGCAACTGAGATGACCGGGGCAATGCTCTCCGGACAATTGAAGGGACTGTATGTCTTCGGCGAAAATCCTGCCTTGTCTGATCCTAATACCAGCCATTCGGTGAAGGCCTTTGCCAACCTTGAGTTCCTGGTTGTCCAGGATATCTTCATGACCGAAACGGCGCAGTTGGCCGATGTAGTGCTTCCGGGTGTATCATTTGCTGAAAAGGAAGGCACATTTACCAGTTCGGAAAGGCGTGTCCAGCGGGTCAGAAAAGCGGTCAACGCCCCTGGCGAAGCGAAGGCTGATCTTGCTATTATTGATCAGATCTATAAACGCATCGATGGCCGTACCGATCTTGATACGACGCCGTCGCCTGCGGAAATATTTACAGAGGTTACAGGTCTTTGGCCTGGTATCGCCGGTATCAGTTATGAGCGTTTAGAGACAGAAAGCCTTTTGTGGCCTTGTCCGACAAAGGATCATCCGGGAACGGAATATCTTTTTAAAGAAGGCTTCAACCGGCCAGGAGGGAAGGCGCTGTTTACCGCCGTACCACATGTTGCTTCGAGCGAACTCCCGGATAAAGAATATCCGTTTGTTCTCACAACCGGTCGAGAGCTGTTTCATTACCATACCGGCACAATGACCCGCAGATCAGCGGGCCTGAATGCGGTGGCGCCGGAGGCCTTTGTTGAGGTCAATCCGGTCGATGCCGAGGCGATGGGGGTGAGCGACGGGCAGCAGATGACGGTCAGCTCAAGGCGGGGGATGATTCGCCTCAAGGCCAAGGTGAGCGATATCGTTCCGCCGCAGGTGGTCTTTATCCCCTTCCACTACCGGGAGGCCGCCGCTAATCTATTGACCAGCGACGCAATGGATCCGGTATGCAAGATCATGGAGGCCAAGGTCTGCGCAGTCAAGCTGGAGGCGAGATAG
- a CDS encoding adenylate/guanylate cyclase domain-containing protein codes for MTIASCNVPRTEFPDHLGKRKGILANLLKKGISTHSHLRDNSFGLPMLLLAFVLVGLTLCFLQFSGVFFKFDALLLSLNPGTRYTTLPTGLMVLIVMFHTLLPGILILEEGLTKGFIYTMVIWFFYAVLIHSYSSSLSFYIPLAAPLIGCVLSSLRVIGWEHFFLKKEQEGLRKTFSSFVEPQIADILLNNPDIINQDGVRTTVTIMFADLRGFTRLCEIIDPEQVIAMLRDCFGKFISIVRMNGGTVDKLIGDSMMVVWGNPVALENHAEKAVESAIEMQAMMQVLKKKWAQKIGVEIMMGIGINTDEVVAGTIGSTEFCDYTVLGSGVNLASSLESVCPGDMIYISEETFSRLGGMFECRRIENLTIKNGVSVSAYQVIT; via the coding sequence ATGACTATTGCAAGTTGTAACGTTCCAAGAACCGAATTTCCCGACCATCTGGGCAAACGAAAAGGTATTCTTGCAAATCTCTTGAAAAAAGGCATTTCTACTCATTCTCACCTTAGAGACAATAGCTTCGGACTGCCGATGCTGCTGTTGGCCTTTGTCTTGGTTGGCCTTACCCTTTGTTTCCTGCAGTTTTCCGGTGTGTTTTTTAAATTTGACGCGCTGTTATTGTCTCTCAATCCTGGGACACGCTACACCACTTTGCCGACGGGGCTGATGGTCCTGATTGTCATGTTTCACACCCTTTTACCCGGCATTCTCATTTTGGAAGAAGGCCTTACGAAGGGTTTTATCTACACGATGGTAATCTGGTTTTTCTACGCCGTTCTCATCCATTCGTATAGCTCCAGTCTGTCATTTTATATCCCGCTTGCTGCTCCGCTTATTGGCTGTGTTCTGTCGTCACTGCGAGTTATTGGCTGGGAGCACTTCTTTCTGAAAAAAGAACAAGAGGGATTGCGGAAAACTTTCAGCTCTTTCGTTGAGCCCCAAATAGCCGATATTCTGCTGAATAATCCAGATATCATCAACCAAGACGGGGTGCGAACAACAGTCACTATCATGTTCGCTGACCTTCGGGGGTTTACTCGATTATGCGAGATTATTGATCCGGAACAAGTCATCGCAATGTTGCGGGATTGTTTTGGCAAATTTATTTCCATCGTCAGGATGAACGGCGGGACTGTCGATAAACTTATCGGCGACTCAATGATGGTTGTCTGGGGTAATCCGGTAGCACTTGAAAATCATGCGGAAAAAGCGGTCGAATCGGCGATCGAGATGCAGGCGATGATGCAGGTGTTGAAAAAGAAATGGGCGCAGAAGATCGGTGTCGAGATAATGATGGGTATTGGTATCAATACCGATGAGGTGGTAGCTGGAACCATCGGGTCTACAGAGTTCTGTGACTATACCGTTCTCGGCAGTGGTGTTAATCTGGCATCGAGTCTTGAATCGGTGTGCCCAGGGGATATGATTTACATATCCGAAGAAACCTTCTCCCGCCTCGGCGGCATGTTTGAATGCCGGAGGATCGAAAATCTCACCATAAAAAACGGTGTCTCCGTTTCTGCATATCAGGTAATCACCTGA
- the nuoF gene encoding NADH-quinone oxidoreductase subunit NuoF encodes MVSEIVVNVCMGTGGIAAGGDLVMAAFIKEFAAAGIENATVKEKCRLHKVGCRGFCARDVLVDIAVDGVVSTYQYIQQDMVPRLIKEHVIGARPIKEWLVGDDYHTFHDNQTKRVLADLGKIDPESIDEYLAVGGYKAAEKTLTTMRPEEVIQVVKDSGLRGRGGGGFPTGLKWSFCAANQADQRYIICNADEGDPGAFMDRSVIEGNPHAVIEGMIIGAYAIGASIGYVYIRAEYPLAVDRLRLALKHAEERGYLGEKLFGSNFNLKIKVKLGAGAFVCGEETALIASIEGERGMPRAKPPFPANKGLWGKPTIINNVETFANVPQIINKGAEWYASVGSGKSKGTKVIALTGKIRNTGLIEIPMGMPLNDIIFKIGGGIEGDRLFKAVQTGGPSGGCIPQQYIDLPVDYEGLASVGSMMGSGGMVVLDETDCMVNISKFFLEFTQAESCGKCVPCRIGTKRLLEILTRITEGNGKEGDIELLQTLAEDVRDSSLCGLGMSAPNPVLSTIRYFRHEYEAHIKHKKCPAKVCNKLLTFFIRADMCVGCGMCARACAVGAITGEKKQAHKIDHSLCVQCGSCFDACKFSAVLKE; translated from the coding sequence ATGGTCAGCGAAATAGTGGTCAATGTGTGCATGGGTACCGGTGGCATCGCTGCCGGCGGTGACTTGGTGATGGCCGCCTTTATCAAAGAATTCGCGGCAGCTGGTATCGAAAACGCCACCGTCAAGGAAAAATGTCGGCTTCATAAAGTCGGCTGCCGGGGTTTCTGTGCCCGGGATGTTTTGGTTGATATTGCTGTGGACGGCGTTGTTTCCACATATCAATATATCCAGCAAGATATGGTCCCGAGATTGATAAAGGAGCATGTTATCGGGGCAAGGCCGATAAAGGAATGGCTGGTCGGCGATGATTATCACACCTTCCACGATAACCAGACAAAACGGGTTCTTGCCGATCTTGGCAAAATCGATCCGGAATCGATTGACGAATATCTCGCTGTTGGCGGGTATAAAGCTGCTGAAAAAACCCTCACCACCATGAGACCGGAGGAAGTCATTCAAGTGGTCAAGGATTCCGGTTTGCGCGGCAGGGGCGGCGGTGGTTTCCCAACCGGCTTAAAATGGAGTTTCTGCGCTGCCAATCAAGCTGATCAACGCTATATCATCTGTAATGCCGACGAGGGCGATCCAGGGGCATTCATGGACCGTTCCGTTATTGAGGGCAATCCCCACGCAGTTATTGAAGGAATGATTATCGGCGCCTATGCAATCGGTGCCTCCATTGGCTATGTCTATATTCGTGCCGAATATCCTTTGGCGGTCGATCGCCTGCGTCTTGCCTTAAAACATGCGGAGGAGCGTGGATATCTCGGCGAAAAGCTTTTCGGCAGCAACTTTAATCTGAAGATAAAGGTCAAATTGGGGGCAGGTGCCTTCGTCTGCGGTGAGGAAACGGCCTTGATCGCCTCTATTGAAGGTGAGAGGGGTATGCCCAGGGCCAAGCCACCGTTCCCTGCCAATAAAGGCCTATGGGGGAAACCGACGATCATCAATAACGTCGAGACCTTTGCCAATGTTCCGCAGATTATCAACAAGGGTGCGGAATGGTACGCCTCGGTTGGCTCCGGAAAGAGCAAAGGAACGAAGGTTATTGCCCTGACCGGTAAGATTAGGAATACCGGACTTATCGAAATTCCCATGGGTATGCCGCTCAACGATATCATCTTCAAGATCGGCGGCGGAATCGAGGGGGATCGTTTGTTCAAGGCAGTGCAGACCGGTGGACCATCCGGCGGCTGTATCCCCCAACAGTACATTGACCTGCCTGTCGATTATGAAGGGCTCGCCTCGGTTGGCTCGATGATGGGCTCCGGTGGTATGGTAGTCCTTGACGAAACCGACTGTATGGTCAACATCTCTAAGTTCTTCCTTGAATTTACCCAGGCCGAATCATGCGGCAAATGTGTTCCCTGTCGGATCGGCACCAAGCGTTTGCTTGAGATTCTTACCCGGATAACCGAAGGCAATGGTAAGGAAGGGGATATTGAGCTCCTCCAGACACTTGCCGAAGATGTACGCGATTCGAGTCTCTGTGGTCTCGGCATGTCGGCGCCAAACCCGGTTCTCAGCACCATTCGTTATTTCCGCCATGAATATGAAGCGCATATCAAGCACAAGAAATGTCCGGCGAAGGTGTGCAATAAGCTGTTGACCTTCTTTATCCGGGCCGATATGTGTGTCGGCTGTGGCATGTGCGCCAGGGCTTGCGCGGTTGGTGCCATTACCGGAGAGAAAAAGCAAGCCCATAAGATAGATCATTCCCTGTGTGTTCAGTGTGGATCCTGTTTCGATGCCTGTAAATTCAGCGCGGTATTAAAGGAGTAA
- a CDS encoding radical SAM domain-containing protein codes for MNSPLLASPYRITLEKKGSTRYTKLSYPTHCGIFTEIVSKSFVLHFNLNGEIIRAQRKGKGWDHPHEWLKRTNGNDWIYYSTGGYTGVFEAIGEYYLPNFTYPTNNLLGGHPFTHREINSLADSWHQILSQLTEDIKHPPETIQRFLTQALANTPERLEAKAERFRTIVGGRISVLPPDARHVDYNLIPLTIADGCLYKCSFCKVKTAKPFTVKTTDAIKQQVADLKNLYAADLPNFNALFLGEHDALQAGTDRICYSIEEAFRQFGFIDSYIELHNTFLFGSVSSLLESPERLFTDLHGLPGMFYINIGLESADQATLDRLGKPISAQLVREAFRRIQEINNRYKNIEITANFIMDENLPANHYPAILELIRETQTHMHPKGAIYFSPITFNQPSRARLFEFHRLKLLSRFPTFLYIIQRL; via the coding sequence ATGAACAGCCCTCTACTTGCCAGCCCCTATCGAATAACCCTCGAGAAAAAAGGAAGTACCCGTTATACAAAACTGAGTTATCCGACACACTGCGGCATTTTCACGGAAATCGTCTCGAAAAGCTTTGTGCTTCATTTCAACCTCAACGGTGAAATAATCCGGGCCCAAAGAAAAGGCAAGGGTTGGGACCATCCACATGAATGGCTAAAAAGAACCAATGGAAATGACTGGATTTATTACTCTACTGGAGGTTATACCGGAGTTTTTGAAGCCATTGGGGAGTATTACCTACCAAACTTCACCTACCCAACGAACAACCTTTTAGGTGGACATCCATTTACCCACAGGGAAATTAATTCTTTAGCAGATTCATGGCACCAGATACTCAGCCAACTGACTGAAGATATAAAACATCCACCAGAGACGATCCAGCGCTTTCTAACGCAGGCCTTGGCCAATACCCCTGAGCGGCTGGAGGCAAAGGCCGAACGGTTTCGAACAATCGTCGGTGGACGCATCTCCGTCCTCCCTCCAGATGCCCGCCATGTCGACTACAACCTCATCCCCCTGACCATCGCCGATGGCTGTCTTTATAAATGCTCGTTTTGTAAAGTGAAAACCGCGAAACCTTTCACTGTTAAAACAACCGACGCAATTAAACAGCAAGTTGCCGACCTGAAAAATCTTTATGCTGCAGATCTACCTAACTTCAATGCGCTTTTCCTCGGAGAACACGACGCCTTGCAAGCGGGCACTGATCGTATCTGCTACAGCATTGAGGAGGCCTTTCGGCAATTCGGCTTTATTGATTCCTATATTGAATTACACAATACCTTTCTTTTTGGTTCCGTATCCTCACTGCTCGAATCACCAGAGCGTCTCTTTACCGATTTGCATGGACTGCCTGGTATGTTTTATATCAATATCGGTCTCGAATCCGCCGATCAGGCCACCCTCGACAGACTCGGCAAACCTATTTCCGCTCAATTAGTTCGAGAGGCATTTCGCCGCATTCAGGAGATCAACAATCGCTATAAAAATATTGAGATAACCGCTAATTTCATCATGGATGAAAATCTTCCAGCCAATCATTATCCGGCGATTCTCGAATTGATCAGGGAAACCCAGACGCACATGCACCCAAAAGGCGCGATTTATTTCTCACCAATTACCTTCAATCAGCCGTCCCGGGCGCGGCTCTTTGAGTTTCACCGCTTGAAGCTTCTCAGTAGATTCCCGACTTTTCTTTATATAATTCAACGGTTATAA
- a CDS encoding rubrerythrin family protein translates to MAGFRTSRTAHNLLLSYSAEAQARTRYNFFAEQARSEDLIHISRIFDETAEQEYAHGLRFFKFFNGGELEITGTFPAGVIKDTVANLIAAADLERFVHDTMYKVFAEVAAEEGFLRAAETFTAINVAEKHHELLFRQLADDLTTGRAFKRSKKVIWRCLNCGYLHEDYSPPDKCPACVKPPGYFAVL, encoded by the coding sequence ATGGCCGGATTCCGTACCAGCAGAACCGCACACAACCTTCTTCTGTCTTACTCAGCGGAAGCACAGGCAAGGACTCGGTACAACTTCTTTGCGGAACAGGCCAGAAGTGAGGACCTTATCCATATTTCTAGGATTTTCGACGAAACCGCCGAACAGGAATATGCCCATGGATTACGGTTTTTCAAGTTTTTTAACGGTGGCGAACTGGAAATAACCGGGACCTTTCCCGCCGGAGTCATCAAGGACACTGTTGCCAATCTTATAGCCGCTGCTGATTTGGAACGGTTTGTCCATGACACTATGTACAAGGTGTTTGCAGAGGTGGCGGCAGAGGAAGGATTTCTTCGAGCCGCGGAGACCTTTACCGCAATTAATGTTGCCGAAAAGCACCACGAGTTGCTGTTTCGTCAGCTGGCCGATGACCTGACCACCGGCCGCGCCTTTAAACGCAGTAAAAAAGTCATCTGGCGTTGCCTCAACTGCGGTTACCTGCATGAGGACTATTCGCCGCCTGACAAGTGCCCTGCCTGTGTCAAGCCACCGGGGTATTTTGCGGTGCTATAG
- a CDS encoding YfiM family protein, which produces MNLNTLIRKTAVPLLALSLFNPFPAFSQTGLPVEDTGVPAPPPNAPGPTAEDGWWTRQPKETKMLYTNLTAAALIGVWGLIEWDYGSEGWVDADEGWFEKDSKYGGADKVGHFWSTYAFSDALTGLYKSWGYSSDRANLYAALSAWTVQMAMEIGDGTSDSQGFSYEDVIANSLGALTSVVMEQFPELDRKIDFRVEYVFENDVNGIFDDYSNHYYSMVLKFSGFDTFEDNFLQYLEVHGGYYTRGYGEPDEEDSRSFYGGISINFSRILQQNGWEKTGKTLEYLQLPYTVLKASHDLD; this is translated from the coding sequence ATGAACCTTAATACCCTGATACGTAAAACTGCAGTTCCCCTTCTTGCCCTCTCTTTGTTCAACCCATTTCCGGCATTTTCACAAACCGGCCTGCCGGTGGAAGATACTGGCGTTCCTGCCCCCCCGCCAAACGCCCCCGGCCCGACAGCGGAGGATGGCTGGTGGACCAGACAGCCCAAGGAAACAAAGATGCTCTATACCAATCTCACCGCGGCAGCTCTTATCGGCGTATGGGGCTTGATTGAGTGGGACTATGGGTCGGAAGGTTGGGTTGACGCCGACGAGGGTTGGTTTGAAAAAGATTCCAAATATGGTGGTGCCGATAAGGTGGGCCATTTTTGGTCAACCTATGCCTTCTCCGACGCCCTGACCGGTCTGTATAAAAGCTGGGGCTACTCATCCGACAGGGCAAATTTATATGCCGCACTTTCTGCCTGGACTGTCCAGATGGCCATGGAAATCGGCGATGGCACCAGTGACTCGCAAGGTTTTTCCTATGAAGATGTAATTGCCAACAGCCTGGGTGCTTTGACCAGCGTTGTCATGGAGCAATTCCCCGAACTTGACCGAAAAATCGACTTCAGGGTCGAATATGTTTTTGAAAATGATGTCAACGGCATCTTTGACGATTATTCAAACCACTACTATTCCATGGTCTTGAAATTTTCCGGATTTGATACCTTTGAAGACAATTTCCTGCAATACCTTGAGGTGCATGGTGGATACTACACCCGTGGATATGGTGAACCTGATGAAGAGGACAGCAGGTCCTTCTATGGAGGTATCAGCATCAATTTCTCCAGGATTTTACAGCAGAATGGGTGGGAGAAGACAGGCAAGACCCTTGAATATCTCCAACTTCCCTATACCGTGCTGAAAGCATCTCATGATCTCGACTGA
- a CDS encoding ferredoxin: MKATISKECMGDRNCNKLCPEVFAYDEDQLLSIVKFDVIPQHLEGIVRRAAAECGANAITVEE, translated from the coding sequence ATGAAAGCAACGATTTCTAAGGAATGCATGGGTGACAGAAATTGCAATAAACTTTGTCCGGAGGTATTTGCCTACGATGAGGACCAGCTGCTCTCCATAGTTAAATTCGATGTTATTCCGCAACATCTCGAAGGCATAGTCCGAAGAGCGGCCGCCGAATGCGGCGCTAACGCCATCACCGTTGAAGAATAG
- a CDS encoding DUF3786 domain-containing protein, whose protein sequence is MENDLEGMVAGLKKQICQLDFVATAQRIGAHVKDDALHVKMLGKYFSILKDGSFKTDLHLLPWVVVPLLHYVLNCQGSEVSGEWLSYRELPGGKEKYALFKKRGEEVLLQLADRYTDFFDDILHMFDGREVEKQFESDVSVVLHPLPLVPIMICYWRADEGLASSLNIFFDRSAGANIGADLAFSLGTGIAQMLEKLAIHHGF, encoded by the coding sequence TTGGAAAACGACCTCGAAGGGATGGTCGCGGGATTAAAAAAACAGATATGCCAGTTGGACTTCGTGGCTACTGCCCAACGCATCGGAGCTCATGTCAAGGACGATGCCCTGCATGTAAAAATGCTCGGGAAGTATTTCTCTATTCTGAAGGACGGCAGTTTTAAAACGGACTTGCATCTGCTTCCATGGGTAGTTGTCCCTCTGCTTCATTATGTCTTAAACTGCCAGGGGAGTGAGGTGTCTGGTGAATGGCTTTCCTATAGAGAACTTCCCGGCGGCAAGGAAAAATATGCCCTATTTAAAAAGCGTGGAGAAGAGGTGCTTCTGCAACTTGCCGATAGATATACTGATTTTTTCGACGACATTTTACACATGTTTGATGGTCGGGAGGTGGAAAAACAATTTGAGTCGGACGTTTCCGTTGTTCTGCATCCCCTGCCACTGGTTCCTATAATGATATGTTATTGGCGGGCCGATGAAGGGTTGGCTTCGAGCCTCAATATCTTCTTCGATAGAAGTGCCGGAGCAAATATTGGTGCCGACCTGGCCTTTTCGCTTGGAACCGGGATTGCGCAGATGCTAGAGAAGCTGGCTATCCATCATGGATTCTGA